The Budorcas taxicolor isolate Tak-1 chromosome 2, Takin1.1, whole genome shotgun sequence genome window below encodes:
- the CHP2 gene encoding calcineurin B homologous protein 2 isoform X2: protein MAVSQASLRRLYDRFQALDRTGKGYLSRLDLQQIGALAVNPLGDRIIDSFFPDGSLRLDFPGFVRVLAHFRPVDEEDDGNRDPKEPEPLNSRMNKLRFAFQLYDLDRDGKISRHEMLQALRLMVGVQVTEEQLESIADRTVQEADEDGDGAVSFLEFAKSLEKMNIEQKMSIRILK, encoded by the exons ATGGCAG TCTCGCAGGCCAGTCTGCGCCGCCTGTACGACCGATTCCAAGCGCTGGATAGGACCGGCAAGGGCTACCTGAG CCGCCTGGATCTGCAGCAGATCGGGGCGCTGGCCGTGAACCCCCTGGGCGACCGCATTATAGACAGCTTCTTCCCAGACGG gagTCTGCGACTGGACTTTCCAGGCTTTGTCAGAGTCTTGGCTCATTTTCGACCTGTGGATGAAGAGGACGATGGAAACCGGGACCCCAAGGAACCCGAGCCCCTCAACAGCAGAATGAACAAACTTCGCT TTGCCTTTCAGCTCTACGACTTGGATCGagatgggaagatctccaggcATGAGATGCTGCAG GCACTCCGACTGATGGTTGGGGTACAGGTGACAGAAGAGCAGCTGGAGAGCATTGCCGACCGCACGGTGCAGGAAGCGGATGAAGATGGGGATGGAGCTGTGTCCTTCCTGGAGTTTGCCAAG TCCTTAGAAAAGATGAACATCGAACAGAAAATGAGCATCCGGATTCTGAAGTGA
- the CHP2 gene encoding calcineurin B homologous protein 2 isoform X1: MGSRSSHAARIPDVDSLRRETGFSQASLRRLYDRFQALDRTGKGYLSRLDLQQIGALAVNPLGDRIIDSFFPDGSLRLDFPGFVRVLAHFRPVDEEDDGNRDPKEPEPLNSRMNKLRFAFQLYDLDRDGKISRHEMLQALRLMVGVQVTEEQLESIADRTVQEADEDGDGAVSFLEFAKSLEKMNIEQKMSIRILK; encoded by the exons ATGGGCTCCCGCAGCTCCCACGCCGCCAGGATCCCCGACGTCGACAGCCTCCGGCGGGAGACCGGCT TCTCGCAGGCCAGTCTGCGCCGCCTGTACGACCGATTCCAAGCGCTGGATAGGACCGGCAAGGGCTACCTGAG CCGCCTGGATCTGCAGCAGATCGGGGCGCTGGCCGTGAACCCCCTGGGCGACCGCATTATAGACAGCTTCTTCCCAGACGG gagTCTGCGACTGGACTTTCCAGGCTTTGTCAGAGTCTTGGCTCATTTTCGACCTGTGGATGAAGAGGACGATGGAAACCGGGACCCCAAGGAACCCGAGCCCCTCAACAGCAGAATGAACAAACTTCGCT TTGCCTTTCAGCTCTACGACTTGGATCGagatgggaagatctccaggcATGAGATGCTGCAG GCACTCCGACTGATGGTTGGGGTACAGGTGACAGAAGAGCAGCTGGAGAGCATTGCCGACCGCACGGTGCAGGAAGCGGATGAAGATGGGGATGGAGCTGTGTCCTTCCTGGAGTTTGCCAAG TCCTTAGAAAAGATGAACATCGAACAGAAAATGAGCATCCGGATTCTGAAGTGA